The Ignavibacteriota bacterium genome has a window encoding:
- the rlmD gene encoding 23S rRNA (uracil(1939)-C(5))-methyltransferase RlmD has translation MMKRGDAITLTVERFGAEGKSVARVEGFVVFIPGGIPGDTVTARITRVSKNFAEAQVMAVQVPSALRTQPRCAYYGTCGGCSWQHLSYAGQCEFKRQQVVDALERIGGFTEPAVHPTLGAANEYYYRNKMEFSFGVRWLTAEEMTHLKAEGTQSTPADQFALGLHIPRRFDRVLDLRECHLQSVESATILNAVRDWALAKELTIYSTFTHTGYLRNLVIRETRHTDQRMVNLVTSEERPALMDEFRAMLLDRFPSTTTIVNNITDRKSQVALGDREVVLHGPGWITERIGTRSYRVSANSFFQTNTLQAERLYDTVRAFAALKPHETAFDLYSGTGTIALHVADDAGQVIGVEAVASAVEDARRNAETHGVTNCRFVLGDLKDRVLDRGVEAELHVKPDVVICDPPRAGMHPGVVASIRALAPARIVYVSCNPATQARDLKLLCDEGLYDLRESQPVDMFPHTNHVENVASLTLHGGS, from the coding sequence ATGATGAAACGAGGTGATGCGATCACGCTCACGGTGGAGCGTTTCGGTGCGGAAGGGAAGAGTGTTGCCCGCGTGGAAGGGTTCGTCGTCTTCATCCCGGGAGGCATTCCCGGAGATACCGTGACGGCGCGCATCACGCGTGTCAGCAAGAACTTTGCCGAGGCACAGGTGATGGCGGTCCAGGTGCCGTCAGCGCTCCGCACGCAGCCCCGGTGTGCGTACTACGGGACGTGTGGTGGGTGTTCCTGGCAGCATCTGTCGTATGCCGGGCAGTGCGAGTTCAAGCGCCAGCAGGTCGTGGACGCTCTGGAGCGCATCGGTGGATTCACGGAGCCTGCGGTGCACCCCACGCTCGGCGCGGCGAACGAGTATTACTATCGCAACAAGATGGAGTTCTCGTTCGGCGTGCGGTGGCTCACCGCGGAGGAAATGACGCACCTCAAGGCGGAAGGGACGCAGAGCACGCCGGCCGATCAGTTCGCCCTCGGCCTGCATATCCCGCGGCGGTTCGACAGGGTGTTGGACCTGCGCGAATGTCACCTGCAGTCGGTGGAGAGCGCGACGATCCTGAATGCGGTCCGCGACTGGGCCCTCGCGAAGGAGCTCACGATCTACTCGACGTTCACGCACACCGGCTATCTGCGCAACCTGGTGATCAGGGAAACACGGCACACGGACCAGCGCATGGTGAACCTTGTGACGTCGGAAGAACGGCCCGCGTTGATGGACGAGTTCCGCGCCATGCTCCTCGACCGTTTCCCGTCCACGACCACGATCGTGAACAACATCACCGATCGGAAATCCCAGGTGGCGCTGGGCGACCGGGAGGTCGTGCTGCACGGGCCGGGATGGATCACCGAACGGATCGGAACGCGCTCGTACCGGGTGTCGGCGAATTCCTTCTTCCAGACCAACACCCTGCAGGCCGAGCGGCTCTATGACACGGTCCGTGCCTTTGCCGCGCTGAAGCCGCACGAGACCGCGTTCGATCTGTACTCCGGCACGGGGACCATCGCGCTGCATGTCGCTGATGATGCAGGGCAGGTGATCGGCGTCGAAGCCGTTGCTTCTGCCGTGGAGGATGCGCGCAGGAATGCCGAAACGCATGGCGTCACCAACTGCCGGTTCGTGCTCGGCGACCTGAAGGACCGTGTGCTCGACCGGGGTGTGGAAGCGGAGTTGCATGTGAAGCCGGATGTGGTGATCTGCGACCCGCCGCGTGCCGGAATGCACCCGGGGGTCGTCGCATCGATCCGTGCGCTTGCGCCGGCGCGGATCGTGTACGTCAGCTGCAACCCGGCCACGCAGGCGCGCGATCTGAAGCTCCTGTGCGATGAGGGGCTGTACGATCTGCGGGAATCGCAACCCGTGGACATGTTCCCGCATACCAATCATGTTGAGAACGTCGCGTCTCTGACCCTTCACGGAGGATCCTGA
- a CDS encoding ABC-F family ATP-binding cassette domain-containing protein, whose amino-acid sequence MIAAVNIALQFGERCLLDDVTFHIGPHDRIGLVGSNGAGKSTLLRILLGENTPDTGVVTRAKYVTVGYLPQEGPALTGRTLYTEVESVFADIIQTQRDLTAVQEAMAKEPPESDAARELLEIYGELQHKLEASDSFRIQSAIEKVLIGLGFTATDFPRLTEEFSGGWQMRIALAKLLLQQPSLLLLDEPTNHLDLDSLEWLEEYLQTYEGAVMIVSHDRRFLDTMTKRTFELTGGELIEYAGNYTFSMKAREERRIHLEAAWRNQQQQIKQTERFIERFRYKATKARQVQSRIKALDKIERVELEDDENEIRFSFPPAPSSGRVVMTLKGIVKHYDALEVFNGVDFEVDRGDRIAFVGVNGAGKSTLARIIAGVEPYDSGERLPGHNVSVSYFAQHQAEELNPSFDVLQTVESVATGDIRTRLRSLLGSFLFTGDDVFKKVSVLSGGEKSRLALAKMLLVPSNLIVLDEPTNHLDMRSKAVLQEALAAFEGCLIVVSHDRDFLDPLVTKVVEFRSGSIRTYLGSVSEYLASRHREATAAASSAAAQQPQALTAAVSDRDRKRREAEIRQERYKKVGPLQKKLAVVEKAIAALEAEKAVLEETMADVDLYKGPEKIREVNAAYKSVGDKLQDRYHEWGKVSEELERLMAHYDAEMARI is encoded by the coding sequence ATGATCGCTGCCGTCAATATCGCGCTGCAGTTCGGGGAGCGGTGTCTCCTCGACGACGTGACGTTCCATATCGGACCCCACGACCGTATCGGTCTCGTCGGCTCCAATGGCGCGGGCAAGTCCACGCTCCTCCGTATCCTTCTCGGCGAGAACACCCCTGATACCGGTGTCGTCACACGGGCGAAGTACGTGACGGTGGGGTACCTCCCCCAGGAAGGCCCCGCGCTCACCGGCCGCACGCTGTACACCGAAGTGGAATCCGTCTTCGCGGACATCATTCAGACCCAGCGCGACCTCACCGCGGTGCAGGAGGCGATGGCGAAGGAGCCGCCGGAGAGCGACGCTGCGCGCGAATTGCTCGAGATCTACGGCGAACTGCAGCACAAGCTGGAAGCTTCCGATAGTTTCCGCATCCAGTCGGCGATCGAGAAGGTCCTCATCGGCCTCGGGTTCACCGCTACGGACTTCCCGCGCCTGACCGAGGAGTTCAGTGGCGGCTGGCAGATGCGCATCGCGCTGGCGAAGCTCCTGCTGCAGCAGCCCTCCCTGTTGCTGCTGGATGAGCCCACGAACCATCTGGACCTCGACTCGCTGGAGTGGCTGGAAGAGTATCTCCAGACGTACGAAGGCGCGGTCATGATCGTGTCGCACGACCGCCGCTTCCTCGATACGATGACGAAACGGACGTTCGAACTCACCGGCGGAGAACTCATCGAGTACGCCGGGAACTATACGTTCTCGATGAAGGCGCGCGAGGAGCGCCGCATCCACCTCGAAGCGGCCTGGCGCAATCAGCAACAGCAGATCAAGCAGACCGAGCGGTTCATCGAGCGGTTCCGGTACAAGGCAACGAAGGCACGGCAGGTACAGAGCCGCATCAAGGCGCTCGACAAGATCGAACGCGTCGAGCTGGAAGACGACGAGAACGAGATCCGCTTCTCCTTCCCGCCGGCGCCGTCCTCCGGACGCGTCGTGATGACGCTGAAGGGGATCGTGAAGCATTACGATGCGCTGGAGGTCTTCAACGGGGTGGACTTCGAGGTCGACCGCGGCGACCGGATCGCGTTCGTTGGCGTCAACGGCGCGGGCAAGTCGACGCTCGCACGCATCATCGCCGGCGTGGAGCCGTACGACAGCGGCGAACGCCTGCCCGGCCATAACGTGTCCGTTTCGTACTTCGCCCAGCATCAGGCCGAAGAGCTGAACCCGTCCTTCGATGTGCTGCAGACCGTCGAGTCCGTTGCCACCGGGGATATCCGCACACGCCTCCGCTCGCTCCTCGGGTCGTTCCTGTTCACGGGCGATGATGTGTTCAAAAAGGTGAGCGTCCTGTCCGGCGGCGAGAAGAGCCGCCTGGCCCTTGCCAAGATGCTTCTCGTGCCATCCAATCTGATCGTGCTGGACGAACCGACGAACCATCTGGACATGCGCTCGAAGGCCGTTCTGCAGGAAGCCCTTGCCGCGTTCGAAGGGTGTCTGATCGTCGTGTCGCACGATCGCGATTTTCTGGATCCCCTGGTGACGAAGGTCGTGGAGTTCCGGAGCGGCAGTATCCGCACGTATCTGGGATCGGTGAGCGAGTACCTCGCGTCGCGGCACCGTGAGGCCACCGCGGCAGCATCGTCAGCAGCGGCGCAGCAACCGCAGGCTCTGACGGCGGCCGTCTCGGACCGTGACCGGAAGCGGCGTGAGGCCGAGATCCGGCAGGAGCGTTACAAGAAGGTCGGCCCGCTCCAGAAGAAGCTGGCGGTCGTGGAAAAGGCCATCGCCGCCCTCGAAGCCGAGAAAGCCGTGCTCGAAGAGACCATGGCGGACGTGGATCTGTACAAAGGCCCCGAGAAGATCCGCGAGGTGAATGCCGCGTACAAATCGGTCGGCGACAAACTGCAGGACCGCTATCACGAATGGGGCAAGGTGTCCGAAGAGCTCGAGCGCCTGATGGCACACTACGATGCGGAGATGGCGCGGATATGA
- a CDS encoding DUF4921 family protein: protein MSSMMYYTIMPDGTVKQLNPFTGTEVWAVAGRRSKPITNEAPVTAKPVEKHSPEDYCSFCPPRYYETAPEKSRLICTNGRWERIDLLAPDRYFESTAEFRRTGNMFEIVTLDYWRKNYAYKMPASRVKWREDYLATPAGLKHITDIVHYKLHREGKTDEQMEKMPLADKLAIADAFFGGGHEMVIAKRHFKDDAKLDSDLYSSGEMTEDEHYWYFKLTIDSIRDITMNNRYVRYISVFQNWLRPAGASFDHLHKQLVSLDEWGASIGDQIKMVRDDANVFNEFGVNFAAHHNLVFAENDYAIAYAGIGHRYPTIEIYSRSQAGRPYEHTDEEIRGMSNLVHAVHAAMGSGISCNEEWYYTPIDAVYKMPWHVLIKWRVNVPAGFEGGTSIFINPMTPIDLRDRMVPRLYKLRDEGKIGWARIAEECRVDPNPLKYYLK, encoded by the coding sequence ATGTCATCCATGATGTACTATACGATCATGCCCGACGGTACCGTGAAGCAGTTGAATCCCTTCACGGGCACCGAGGTGTGGGCTGTTGCCGGCCGGCGCAGCAAGCCGATCACCAATGAAGCCCCGGTGACCGCGAAACCGGTCGAGAAACACTCTCCCGAGGACTATTGCAGTTTCTGTCCGCCCCGGTATTACGAGACCGCCCCCGAAAAATCGCGCCTCATCTGCACCAACGGGCGGTGGGAGCGGATCGATCTGCTGGCGCCGGACCGGTATTTCGAGAGCACCGCCGAGTTCCGCCGCACCGGGAACATGTTCGAGATCGTGACGCTGGACTACTGGCGGAAGAATTATGCGTACAAGATGCCGGCATCGCGCGTGAAGTGGCGCGAGGACTATCTTGCCACCCCTGCCGGCCTGAAGCACATCACGGACATCGTGCATTACAAGCTGCACCGCGAGGGGAAGACCGACGAGCAGATGGAGAAGATGCCGCTGGCGGACAAGCTGGCGATCGCCGATGCGTTCTTCGGCGGCGGGCACGAGATGGTGATCGCGAAGCGGCACTTCAAGGATGATGCGAAGCTGGATTCGGACCTGTACTCTTCCGGCGAGATGACGGAGGATGAGCACTACTGGTATTTCAAGCTGACGATCGATTCGATCCGCGACATCACGATGAACAACCGCTATGTGCGGTACATCAGCGTGTTCCAGAACTGGCTCCGCCCTGCGGGGGCATCGTTCGACCACCTGCACAAGCAGCTGGTGTCGCTGGACGAATGGGGTGCATCGATCGGCGACCAGATCAAGATGGTGCGCGACGATGCGAATGTGTTCAATGAGTTCGGCGTGAACTTCGCCGCCCACCACAATCTGGTGTTCGCCGAGAACGATTATGCGATCGCGTATGCAGGCATCGGCCACCGCTACCCGACCATCGAGATCTACTCGCGGTCGCAGGCCGGGCGGCCGTACGAACATACGGATGAAGAGATCCGCGGGATGAGCAATCTCGTGCATGCCGTGCATGCGGCCATGGGGAGCGGGATCTCGTGCAACGAGGAATGGTACTATACGCCCATCGACGCGGTCTACAAGATGCCATGGCATGTGCTGATCAAGTGGCGCGTGAATGTGCCGGCCGGCTTCGAGGGGGGGACCAGCATCTTCATCAATCCGATGACGCCCATCGACCTGCGCGACAGAATGGTGCCGCGTCTCTACAAGTTGCGTGATGAAGGGAAGATCGGCTGGGCCCGTATCGCCGAAGAGTGCCGCGTCGATCCTAATCCGCTCAAGTACTATCTGAAGTGA
- a CDS encoding phosphoglucomutase/phosphomannomutase family protein, whose product MAQVIKFGTDGWRAVIADDFTFANLERVALATARYYKGHKKIRNGIVIGYDARFMSREFAEKSAEVIANAGILVKLADGIVTTPMISLLTKMENAAGGVVITASHNPSRYNGFKIKGDFGGPAHPEMIAKVEKELAKVMKLKTVPAGKFSFKQLVEKKKIVPISMKKRYLDDLATKINIGAIRSAGIRILYDAMYGAAQSAALDLVPEITMMHETFNPSFEGVNPEPLAHNLGTLMARVKKEGFGIGIATDGDADRIGAVDENGNFVDSHRIFSLLLKYFVEQKGMRGEVVKSFSVTQMVNDQCAKYGLVMHETPVGFKHICRLMTEKDVLIGGEESGGLGVKGHIPERDGIFLGLMLCEMMAVRKKPLGALVQELMDEFGQHEFKRIDLHTTEKEKVAIMKKYTRGVKEIAGYPVTGRLDTDGFKFFVDHGWVLVRASGTEPLIRFYAEADSMAKVDALLAAATKI is encoded by the coding sequence ATGGCGCAGGTCATCAAGTTTGGAACCGACGGATGGCGAGCGGTCATCGCCGACGATTTCACATTCGCCAATCTCGAGCGTGTGGCCCTGGCAACAGCGCGGTACTACAAGGGGCACAAGAAGATCCGCAACGGCATTGTGATCGGGTATGATGCCCGGTTCATGTCGAGGGAGTTCGCGGAAAAGAGCGCGGAAGTGATCGCCAATGCCGGCATCCTGGTGAAGTTGGCGGACGGTATCGTTACGACCCCGATGATCTCCTTACTGACGAAGATGGAGAACGCCGCGGGCGGCGTGGTCATCACGGCCAGCCACAATCCGTCGCGCTACAACGGCTTCAAGATCAAGGGCGATTTCGGCGGCCCGGCCCATCCGGAGATGATCGCGAAGGTGGAGAAGGAACTCGCGAAGGTCATGAAGTTGAAGACCGTCCCCGCGGGCAAGTTCTCCTTCAAGCAGCTGGTGGAGAAGAAGAAGATCGTTCCCATCAGCATGAAGAAGCGGTACCTTGATGACCTGGCCACGAAGATCAATATCGGTGCGATCCGCAGTGCGGGCATCCGGATCCTCTATGATGCGATGTACGGCGCCGCGCAGTCGGCGGCGCTGGACCTCGTACCCGAGATCACGATGATGCACGAGACATTCAACCCGTCGTTCGAGGGTGTGAACCCCGAACCGCTGGCCCACAACCTGGGCACACTGATGGCACGGGTGAAGAAGGAAGGATTCGGGATCGGCATCGCCACCGACGGCGATGCCGACCGGATCGGCGCGGTGGATGAGAACGGGAACTTCGTGGATTCGCACCGCATCTTCTCACTCCTCCTGAAGTACTTCGTGGAGCAGAAGGGGATGAGGGGCGAAGTGGTGAAGTCGTTCTCGGTCACCCAGATGGTGAATGACCAGTGTGCGAAGTACGGCCTCGTGATGCACGAGACCCCGGTCGGGTTCAAGCACATCTGCCGGCTGATGACGGAGAAGGATGTGTTGATCGGCGGCGAGGAGAGCGGCGGCCTGGGCGTGAAGGGACATATCCCCGAGCGCGATGGGATCTTCCTGGGCCTGATGTTGTGCGAGATGATGGCGGTGCGCAAGAAGCCGCTCGGTGCCCTGGTGCAGGAGCTCATGGACGAGTTCGGCCAGCACGAGTTCAAGCGTATCGACCTGCATACGACCGAGAAGGAAAAGGTCGCGATCATGAAGAAGTACACGCGCGGCGTGAAAGAGATCGCGGGGTATCCGGTGACGGGGCGGCTGGACACCGACGGGTTCAAGTTCTTCGTGGACCACGGATGGGTGTTGGTGCGCGCATCGGGGACCGAGCCGTTGATCCGCTTCTATGCGGAAGCGGACAGTATGGCGAAGGTGGACGCCCTGCTGGCCGCAGCGACGAAGATCTAG
- the eno gene encoding phosphopyruvate hydratase, which translates to MKTTIIDAIAREILDSRGNPTIEVDVELESGIIGRAAVPSGASTGENEAVELRDGDKSRYLGKGVLNAVENVNNIIATEITGLDVFDQIGIDTLMIQLDGTPTKAKLGANALLGVSLAVAKAGALATGMPLYKYIGGTNAKTLPVPMMNILNGGKHADNNVDCQEFMIVPVKADRFSEGLRMGVEVFHALKAVLSKKGLNTAVGDEGGFAPTLKSNDEAIEVILEAITKAGYKPGEDLFIALDVASSEMMDNGKYLFYKSDKSTKTSAQMVAFYENWVKQYPIISIEDGMAEGDWEGWKLLTEALGKKVQLVGDDLFVTNTQFLKKGIDMGVANSILVKVNQIGTLTETLDAIEMAKRAGYTTVISHRSGETEDATIADIAVATNAGQIKTGSASRTDRIAKYNQLIRIEEALGDTAIYPGLAAFTKK; encoded by the coding sequence ATGAAGACTACGATCATTGATGCCATTGCCCGCGAGATCCTGGATTCCCGCGGAAACCCCACCATCGAGGTGGATGTCGAGCTTGAAAGCGGTATCATCGGCCGGGCAGCGGTGCCGAGCGGTGCCTCCACCGGCGAAAATGAGGCCGTGGAGCTGCGTGACGGCGACAAGTCGCGCTACCTCGGCAAGGGCGTGTTGAATGCCGTTGAGAATGTGAACAATATCATTGCCACCGAGATCACCGGCCTCGATGTATTTGACCAGATCGGGATCGACACCCTGATGATCCAGCTGGACGGGACGCCGACCAAGGCCAAACTGGGCGCGAATGCGCTTCTGGGCGTCTCCCTGGCGGTTGCCAAAGCCGGCGCGTTGGCCACGGGCATGCCGCTCTATAAATATATCGGCGGCACGAATGCCAAGACCCTGCCGGTCCCGATGATGAACATCCTGAACGGCGGCAAGCACGCCGACAACAACGTGGACTGCCAGGAATTCATGATCGTGCCGGTAAAGGCCGACCGTTTCTCTGAAGGCCTTCGCATGGGCGTTGAAGTGTTCCATGCCCTGAAGGCTGTGCTCTCGAAGAAGGGTCTCAACACCGCGGTCGGGGACGAAGGCGGGTTCGCACCGACCCTCAAGTCGAACGACGAAGCCATCGAAGTGATCCTCGAAGCCATCACCAAGGCGGGCTACAAGCCGGGCGAGGACCTCTTCATCGCGCTGGACGTGGCCTCGTCGGAAATGATGGACAACGGCAAGTATCTCTTCTATAAGTCCGACAAGTCCACGAAGACCTCCGCCCAGATGGTCGCGTTCTACGAGAACTGGGTGAAGCAGTACCCGATCATCTCGATCGAGGACGGCATGGCCGAGGGCGATTGGGAAGGCTGGAAGCTGCTGACCGAAGCGCTGGGCAAGAAGGTCCAGCTGGTTGGCGACGATCTGTTCGTGACGAACACCCAGTTCCTGAAGAAGGGCATCGATATGGGTGTGGCGAATTCGATCCTGGTGAAGGTGAACCAGATCGGCACGCTCACCGAGACGCTCGATGCGATCGAGATGGCGAAGCGCGCAGGGTACACCACGGTCATCAGCCATCGTTCGGGCGAGACCGAGGATGCGACCATTGCGGACATCGCCGTGGCGACGAATGCCGGACAGATCAAGACCGGCTCGGCGAGCCGCACGGACCGCATCGCGAAGTACAACCAACTCATCCGGATCGAAGAGGCGCTGGGCGACACCGCCATCTATCCGGGTCTTGCTGCATTCACCAAAAAGTAA
- a CDS encoding glycosyltransferase family 9 protein yields the protein MTAPFRPQRILITRMKFIGDVVLTTPVIRSLRHAIPDAYIAYMGDAGAVSLLEQNPSLNEIIPFDFSAPTLREQPRVAWLLRRRKFDMVIDLFGNPRSALLTRLSGAPVRVGLDRPGRGRFYTVRVQDAPRRKTAVEFHEQFLQAVGIEPVYHTPEIFLSDGERRAGEEVLGGGGRVVLLHPGATWPAKRWTPEGFAGVAARLQKEFNVEVVLTGGPKDVEVVQKVGTLAGGSLRTFIGLPLRQLAALYAAAAVVVSNDAGSMHIAAAVGTPTIGLFGPGEEDIWFPYDPALGHKALRRDVPCHPCHLDLCTREGDGYMECMKLLTVDEVTGAVEGALNRSIR from the coding sequence ATGACGGCACCGTTCCGCCCGCAGCGTATCCTCATCACCCGTATGAAGTTCATCGGCGATGTCGTGCTGACGACACCGGTCATCCGTTCGCTCCGCCACGCGATCCCGGATGCCTACATCGCCTATATGGGTGATGCCGGTGCGGTGTCGCTCCTCGAGCAGAACCCCTCTCTCAACGAGATCATCCCGTTCGATTTCTCCGCGCCGACCCTTCGGGAGCAGCCGCGTGTGGCATGGCTCCTGCGCCGGAGGAAGTTCGACATGGTGATCGATCTCTTCGGCAATCCGCGCAGTGCGCTTCTCACGCGGCTTTCGGGTGCGCCCGTGCGGGTGGGGCTCGATCGTCCCGGCCGCGGACGCTTCTATACCGTGCGTGTGCAGGATGCCCCCCGCAGGAAGACCGCGGTGGAATTTCACGAACAGTTCCTGCAGGCGGTGGGCATCGAGCCCGTGTACCACACGCCGGAGATCTTTCTTTCGGATGGCGAGCGGCGTGCGGGCGAGGAAGTGTTGGGCGGAGGCGGACGCGTCGTTCTTCTTCACCCGGGGGCGACATGGCCGGCGAAGAGGTGGACGCCGGAAGGGTTCGCCGGGGTGGCGGCGCGGCTGCAGAAGGAGTTCAACGTTGAGGTCGTGCTGACGGGTGGCCCGAAGGACGTTGAGGTGGTTCAGAAGGTCGGTACGCTGGCGGGTGGCTCACTCCGGACGTTCATCGGGCTTCCGCTCCGGCAGCTTGCCGCCCTGTATGCTGCTGCGGCCGTGGTGGTGTCGAACGATGCCGGTTCGATGCACATCGCAGCGGCGGTTGGCACTCCCACGATCGGGCTTTTTGGCCCCGGGGAGGAGGATATCTGGTTCCCGTACGACCCGGCGTTGGGCCACAAGGCACTCCGCAGGGATGTGCCATGCCACCCATGTCACCTTGATCTCTGCACCCGTGAAGGGGACGGATACATGGAGTGCATGAAGTTGCTCACCGTGGATGAGGTCACGGGTGCGGTGGAAGGGGCGTTGAACCGTTCCATCCGTTGA
- the murA gene encoding UDP-N-acetylglucosamine 1-carboxyvinyltransferase, which produces MDKFVIRGGKPLTGTVSISGAKNSTLALMPAALLAGGTFHLKNTPALRDVHTMAALLRSMGAHAELKDHLLTLDTTGVNVYEAPYEHVKKMRASIYVLGPLIARFGRARVSLPGGCAWGPRPVNLHIEAMKKLGAEIDLHEGYIHARAGRLTGARVHFDVSSVGATGNTMMAAVLARGTTLIDNAAIEPEITQLAEFLVSMGAKINGVGTSRLEIQGVDALHAADIETIPDRIEAGTFLVAAALCGGTITLTGVEPLHLDAVIGKLEDAGARVTIEGRTITLSAPRTLTAVDVTANIYPGFPTDMQAQWTALMALTDGTSVVTDTIYFDRFKHIPEMIRLGADIEVKDNAAIVRGVRRLTGAKVMSTDLRASASLILAGLVAEGTTEVLRVYHLDRGYETIERKLRALGADIERVAGEEF; this is translated from the coding sequence ATGGACAAATTCGTGATCCGGGGCGGCAAGCCCCTTACCGGCACCGTCAGCATCAGCGGCGCCAAGAATTCTACGCTCGCATTGATGCCCGCCGCACTTCTCGCGGGCGGCACATTCCACTTGAAGAACACTCCCGCCCTGCGGGATGTTCATACCATGGCCGCATTGCTGCGGTCGATGGGCGCCCATGCCGAGCTGAAGGACCACCTCCTGACGCTCGACACCACCGGCGTGAACGTGTACGAGGCTCCTTACGAGCACGTGAAGAAGATGCGGGCATCGATCTATGTGCTCGGTCCGCTCATCGCACGGTTCGGCCGCGCGCGCGTCTCGCTCCCCGGCGGCTGCGCCTGGGGCCCCCGCCCTGTGAATCTTCACATCGAAGCGATGAAGAAGCTCGGCGCGGAGATCGATCTGCATGAGGGGTATATCCATGCACGTGCGGGGCGGTTGACCGGCGCGCGCGTCCACTTCGACGTGTCCAGCGTCGGGGCGACGGGCAACACGATGATGGCCGCGGTGCTTGCCCGCGGGACCACGCTCATCGACAATGCTGCCATCGAGCCCGAGATCACCCAGCTTGCGGAATTCCTTGTGTCCATGGGAGCGAAGATCAACGGCGTCGGCACCAGCCGCCTCGAGATCCAGGGCGTGGATGCACTGCACGCTGCCGACATCGAGACGATCCCGGACCGCATCGAGGCCGGCACGTTCCTGGTGGCAGCGGCACTCTGCGGCGGCACCATCACCCTCACGGGCGTCGAACCCCTGCACCTCGATGCCGTCATCGGAAAACTGGAAGATGCCGGTGCCCGTGTCACGATCGAGGGCAGAACCATCACGCTCTCCGCACCGCGTACGCTCACTGCGGTGGATGTGACGGCGAATATCTATCCGGGTTTTCCCACCGATATGCAGGCGCAATGGACCGCGCTCATGGCGCTGACGGACGGGACCTCCGTGGTGACCGACACGATCTATTTCGATCGTTTCAAGCATATCCCTGAAATGATCCGCCTTGGCGCCGACATCGAAGTGAAGGACAACGCGGCCATTGTCCGCGGTGTCCGGCGGCTCACCGGCGCCAAGGTGATGTCCACCGACCTGCGTGCTTCGGCATCGCTCATCCTTGCCGGCCTTGTCGCCGAAGGGACCACCGAGGTCCTGCGCGTGTACCATCTGGATCGAGGCTACGAAACGATCGAGAGGAAACTCCGTGCCCTCGGAGCCGACATCGAACGCGTTGCCGGGGAAGAATTCTGA
- a CDS encoding Rrf2 family transcriptional regulator: MLIPMLQLTMTGEYAVRAMIHLATLPPDATAQIADIARDWEVPETFLRKIISQLSHGGLVASYRGNRGGVALGRAANTITLLHVIECIEGTLTLNACIADPGVCHRVPTCAVHSVWCEAQQKLREILAARTLADLAGSSPHGCPPAVPRSGSILF; encoded by the coding sequence ATGCTTATCCCCATGCTCCAGCTCACGATGACCGGCGAATATGCAGTGCGGGCAATGATCCATCTCGCCACACTGCCCCCAGACGCGACCGCACAGATCGCGGACATTGCCCGCGACTGGGAAGTCCCCGAGACATTCCTGCGCAAGATCATCTCGCAACTCTCTCATGGTGGTCTGGTTGCATCGTATCGAGGAAATCGCGGTGGTGTCGCTCTCGGACGGGCGGCGAACACCATCACGTTGCTCCACGTGATCGAGTGCATCGAGGGGACCCTTACACTCAACGCATGCATCGCCGATCCCGGGGTATGCCATCGCGTCCCGACGTGCGCAGTTCATTCTGTCTGGTGTGAAGCGCAGCAAAAACTCCGTGAGATCCTGGCCGCTCGAACGCTGGCCGATCTTGCCGGATCATCGCCACACGGATGTCCGCCTGCGGTTCCCCGCAGCGGCTCCATCCTTTTCTAA